The sequence AAGCTGTGTAAATTCATACAAAGCAGTAACGTCCAAAATCATCTACGCTGTTATCTTCTATGTTGTTTTAAGATTTGCTTAATGCACAGCCTATGTGCAAACAGGTATGGCTTTAAGTTgtgggagggaagatttaggttggatgccagagggaagttctttacaaatgACGgcgaggtgctggaacagctgcccagagaggctgtggatgccccgtccctggaggtgttggaggccggatgggcagcctgggctggtattaagtgtgcaggttggtggccctgcctgtggccgGGGGGTtgagcttcgtgatccttgaggtcccttccagccctggccattctgtgactctgtgattcttaCCTCAGCAGCGCTGAACTTTTCTCTTGGACCAGCTGTTATCCACACTTTCACTCCGAGGAGATTCTCAGACGTGATCTCATCTTTTAAGCTACAAACGGACAACAAAAAGACACGGCATTCTTGCCCTGAACCACAATATTACTAAGAACTGACAAATAAGCATTAAGCAAATCACTCCAGTCGCTTCAACCCCTTCGTTTCGGTTTAGAATTCACAACCTATCGAACACAAAGCACCGTCAGCGAGGCCCCGCGGCACAGACACAACCCGCACCTCACAGAGAGCAAAATCCGGGCAAACGAAGGCCCTTCCTTCTGCGCCCCGACACCCCGAGCCGGGCAGCCGAGCTGCGCAGCACCGCCAGGACGGGGACAGCAGCGGCCCGGCCCTCACCTCAGGATCTCCCAGTGCCCTCGGAGCCTCTTACGCCAGGCTTTGTAGCCGCTGGCGGGAGTGAAGGCTTCCCCTTTGGAAGCGTTGAAGACGATGGCGTTCCGCGGGCACTCCGCCATACCGCACGTAACGGCTCGCGGTCGCCCGGTAACGCACCGCCCGCGCACGCGCAGCAGCCCGCGGTGTGCTGCCTCTCCCAGGAAACACTGCGGCTGGGATCGTACCGACAGCCGCCGGTAGGGGGCGCTGCGCCGTACAACCACCCCCCGTGGCGACAGACGCGGGAGAGCACAGCGGGGCGCTGGCCTACCGACAGCCGCCGGTAGGGGGCGCTGCGCCGTCCAGCCACCCCCACCCCCCGGCCACACAGAGGCGGGAGCGCACAGCGGTGCGGTGCGCTTTAATTGAAACCGCGTGGTGGTTGCGGCGCTGCTGCACGTACAAGAGAAACGTTCCCGTACGAGCTTCCTCAGCGCGAACAGCACTCGccccctttttcctcctcccagcagcagtaAGAAAAGGACTCGAGGAAAGAAAGGGGGGAAGCGGTGCTCAAGCAGTACACCGGCATTTAAATTCAGGCAGAACAAAGATCGTGTGCACATCGCGACAGCCATCGCCAGAGCAACGCGGGCACCGCAAGgcttctgttgctgctgagGAGCAGCCCTTAGGAGAGCACAGGATccgcagccctgccagcagtgACTGACAGCTGCTGAGCCCAGCACGAGGCTGCTCtttcctcccaccagcagcgcTCCCTCCTTCCACCaaggcagctctgcttcttcagCGGCGTCCATCGACCTCctcatttctgctctgaagtACTGAAATGCAACGAGCACCTCCAGGCAGGAGCAGGGGAACGCCTGCAGCTACGAGCTTTATTATTGGCCCTGGGCAGAAGGCTTGCTGAACTGCCCTGCTTGAACTCCAGCCTTGCTCCTGGGATCAGATTGTCCTTTTCCCAGCCATTTAGATGAGCGCATCCTACTTCAAAAGGAAGAAGCCCACGAtcttcccactgctgtgctgtgaagtTTCCCTTTGTTACAAGGCAGCAGTAGCTCCACACCATAGAAATGACCTGTTCCAGAGATGTGGCTGCGATGTGCGTGATGGTACATATATCTTAGTCATAAATACAACCACGGTGAATACAACCCTACCAAATAGTACAGAGATAATTATTAGTGTCTCACTTTCCTTGCTACAGGAACACCCACTTAGAGGCAAATCCACCAAACAGCACAAATTAAGAGCTCTGTTCCATCCCAACCAGTTAGTGTATTAGTCCCCTGGTTTAGACCATGAGAAAGTGACATTACTATTCCTTCCAAAAACTGAAACGAGAAAAGccacagcaataacagcaaaCATAAAATTGCATTCAGTTAAAACCTGGCTTCGCAAAGCCTTTATAAAATCTAGAAGTCCTCTTCAGTTGGTGCATAAGAAAATCCTAAAAAAGCATCTGAGgcactggagctgctggctgctaaGTCAGGTGTGTGGGTGATGGAGGCAGAGATCGCTTCCTGGGTGAACTCTGGGTCGAAGTGCCGCAGATCAGCTGGGCCAGCCTACAGGGGCAGAGGGACGCATCATGTTGGGCAAGCAGACCCCAAGCACCTGCTTGTGGTCCATCCCTTATCACCACCCTTGCAGTGTGTAACCTGCACTTCAGCATCCCTCGCTATCAGTGAGGGACGCCTGGGGAAGAGCCTTTGACCTTGCAGCCTCAATTCCTTGTGGGCCACTATAAGGCAGACCCCAAATTAAATACCCACTTACCACATTAGGGTTGAACGGAGGGGTAATCCTCTTGTGGTACAAGTCATCCCAGTTTATTGGGCTGAAGAATACGTGGTTCTTTATCTCAAGCTGCATGGAAAGGGGGAGGAGATGTCAGTTGCCTGCTAACGCTTCTCTCTCAGCACCTGCCAGCTAGTTTCATGGCTGTAAGTCATTGAAACAAGACTTGGAGCTGCCACATGAACCCTACGTGGACATGTAGTAAGTCTTTAATCCACGAGGGTCATAGTCCTGTAATACCTTGAAGGGATGAGATGACACCATTGCAGGTATTCTAGCTTGCCACCACATCTTGAATCATAGCATTTCCCTTCAGGAATGAGTCAACCCCATCTACCTCTTTTAGGGAACTGGAAAGACCTACCTACATGGAAAGCCTTTCCCAAGGCAGTGCTGTTACCATAAACATATATAAAGCTCGTCGTAGGAAGCCTTCTTATCCATCCTCCCTCCTAATCATAAGAGAGGCCACCTACAAAGTCTGTTTTGGCACCCAGCCTCCTCTTCTGGTCCTTGTGGAGAAGTCCATGGAGGATATCACAGGCTGCCACAGTCTTGCTTCCTTGGATCTGGAGTTGCTTGTGGAGAATGTTGTCATACATTTGAGACACATCCCGGCTATAAAAGGGAGGCTgatttgaaagagaagagaagcagcctGTCAAGTATAAGCTATGGTAAGGAACCACACATCATTGGCCAAGATGTGTCCCACAGTGAGAAGTTAAGGGCAACCTGAACTCTGGTCAAATGGTTAAGGGCACGATTGAATCCCGCATTCAGTTACCTGCCTCAGTCGCCCATACCAAGTGCCATAGGAACATGAGGTTGACATCACTTCACACATTTGGAAAATGAGTTCTCcactaaataaaatatcttctaaACTTACCAGTCCAAAAAGCATCTCATAGAGGACAGCTCCAAGGCACCACCAGTCTACTGTCCTGTCATACGGCTGCTTCTTTAGCACCTCAGGAGCTAAGTACTGGAAGAGTCAGAAGTAGATACTGTAGTCCACTCATACAGGAAGGGGTTCACCTTTGTAAGTATACAAACCTGGCTGCAGTTCAAGTCCAGCAAATCCATTCGGAAGAACACAGCGGCATCTTCAAATAGGCTTACAAGGATTCTCCATTTGCCAGAGACACCCACCAACACCCAACtccccacagaaaaaaaatcgCTTTCCTGGGCTACAGAGTGCTTTCTTCCTAGAAACAGTTTGTACAGGGATTGGCCACCCACCAAGAAAACCAGCAAACCTGCCCCACACTGACGTATTACACTTCTAACAGACTCTTGTCATTTTGAGGTGGTTGCAGTTTCCGTACCCAGTAGGTCTATCCAAAGCAATGAAACTACTCAGAGCCCAGGTGCAACAGGTAAGCATTCATGTGGCCTGCAGGACAAGCAGCACATCAAGGCTGCTCTCACATATCATCATTTCCATGTTATCAGGCTCCCTGTATCAACGAGGCTCTCCCCCTCATCTCATAGCAGAGCTCCAACACGGGCCATACCTCAGGAGTGCCGCAGAACGTAGAGGTagtctcttcttcctccattcCTTCCTTGCAGAGTCCAAAATCTGTCAACACCACATGTCCCTGACAAAAAGAATTTCAGCCTGGCCCACTCTCTCATGAGAAACAGCAGGATTGCCAAGCATTGGCCACCACATTTAACCCAATCTATGTTTTACTGTCCCACTGGTCACTTGTTGTCCTTTCCCTCACCTTCTGGGTGTCCTATCATGCAAGTAGGAAGTccatggagaaaataaataagtacagACATTCTCTAAAGTTTCACTACAGCTGCACCACTGTGATGACATCCAACACTTCTGTGCCTCAGCACTGCCTTAGCCCAAAGCCAGGTGGCATAGTGTCACCACCAGAGTAGCAGTGACTTACTCTTAGCACTCAAGTCCCTCCCCTCAAGCCAGGTCCCAGCTCTTGGGACCAAGCAGAGTGTTTTGTATGCGGAGTTCTGCAGAGCGTGTGCTTGCTCCCTCTtgcaagacctggacagaaaCTTAGTGGTACATAGATGCAAAAATCCATGCGATGGAATGAGCCACGGCTTGTCAAACTATAGCTCTCTGGTTATGATGCCAATGCTTTGAAAAGGCAGCACAAGAGGTGCATATACCTGGCAATCCAGGAGGATGTTCTCAGGTTTTAAATCCCTGCAAGGCAAAAAACTTTTTGAGCAGATCCGGATTTTCTAAATATCTGGCCTAAACAGCAACAGCATCAGGTGAAAGGAGGAGCCAACAAGACTTCATAAGCCAACGCACCAAGACCTTTGCAAAGTGCAAACTCCCATTGCTCTTGGGCATTAGAATTTACATATTAATGTAGAACTGCTCTCATGCAGGGTCAgatattaattttcatttcactgtgcaTGATTTGTCACAGAAATTCTGATTTCCTTAGTAAGGTTTCTCCTAAATCTTTGTATGCAACTAGAGTCTTGTCCccactgctgggctgggggtgtTTATTGCCCAGCAGGTCCCTCACGCTGCTGAATGCCACGATGCTTCACACAGACCTAAAaacctcctttccctccccagccctgcacccagcTGGCTGGTGGATCCATTGCCCCTGCTCTCCCCAGCATGGACGTGTACCTTACCTATAGATGATGTTTAAGGAATGCAGGTAACCAATTGCACTAGCAACCTCTGCAGCATAGAATCTTGCACGGGGCTCACGGAAACAACGCTCTCTTTGCAAGTGGAAGAAGAGCTGAGACAGAGACAAGAGGATTTATGGCCACTCTAAAAGCAGAAAGTTATCTTCTGGCCCACGAGCCAGCTACTCAAGGGAAAGCTGATTTATAGCAAGAGGCACACAGACAGCACCAAATAAGCCCAAACCAAGAAGCCTTATTTCACTATCTAAGCACCTTCCCAGGAACTGTTGCATTTGTCTTCCTCCTATCAGTCCTGCACCTAAGAAGCCATTGCCCCAAACCTGGCTATTAGACTGGCTGATCTAGTTAAGCTTCCTTGCTAGCTCTAGCTCCTGAGCCAGTTCTAGGTGTACATATAGTATGGTCCCAAAGCAGTGCTAACCTAAAAATCCCATGCGAGTCAGAACTCTGTGTAAACAAGACATCGGTGTTAATAGCACCTCCCAGCCTGTTTCAGGTAGCACTGAGAGGCACAGCTGTAGAGAGAGCAGCTGTTACAGTTCAGAAAAAGAAGCCTGACATACTGCAGGAGCATCACATCAGCTCTAGGCTGGGACTGAGAGCTGGCACGAGTGAGTTTTCCATGAAGTTCACCAACACTGGAATTTCTCATGCTCTCCATGGCATTTTAAAGCGTCCCTAACTTTTTTCTCCGCCTACTTGTCTTGATAACCAGCTGGCACAGGTCATCCTCAGCAATATTTTCACTTAGAAGGGAGATGCTTGCCAGCCCCTCCTAGCTGTTCTTTCCAACAAAGTAATGTTATGCTTCAACATCGTTACCTCCTGACAAGAAAGTTGCAGGCAATAAAATAGAATGGCTGGGCAGAACTAAACAGGAGATTTAAAGTTGGTACTCACCTCTCCTCCATTTACATAATCAAGCACAAAGTAAAGCTTCTCCGAGGTCTGGAAGGAGTAGTGGAGGCCCACAAGGAAGGGGTGCTtgacatttttcagaagcacGTTGCGTTCTGCCATGATGTGGTTTTGCTgtaaaaaagcaggaaaggagaCAGCTGTCCAGGACAGCCTGCTCTACAGACTCCCTGTTGTTCTGAATCCGTGAGGAATCCGAGAACCCTACGGATCATATCCAGCCCCAAAGATGAAAGTACTCCCCCCCTCTCTAACTTTGCTTCATCCCACAGATAAATCCATGCTTACTGCATGCATTGTTGATGTGAACACTCGCTTCAGCCACCAGATGGTTCAATTGCATTTCCAGGATTGCTTAGACACCAATCACCactgtgtgtgtatgcatggcCGAGGAGAGCAGACATACCTCCTTTTTCTTTAGGATGGTTTTCTTATGCAAGACTTTCACAGCATAAAAAGTCCCATCACACTTGCGTTTGGCCAGGAGAACCTGCAATAGAATCACGTCACAGCTTTGagtccctccctccttccccactAGCTGGGCTTTTGGAAGCGATTACACAGCTTTAGAGGGTCAAGTACAACGTTTTAAAAACCTGGCTCCAGTCTACTGTCTTCCCCCACCCAGGGGTTGCAAGTTGCCAGAAAAAGACACTCAGCATTTCCAAGTATTTTACACACTGGACAGAAAGTGGTAAGAGAACATTTAGAGGCAGTCCTGTTTCAAGTTCATCACTGACATCTTATGAAGCACAGCTTTGCCTAGGCACCTTCTGCTAATTGAAGCCACCTGAGGCTCCATTACAGTCATTCTTTTCAGTCAAGTGCTGCTCATCACCACCTTGAGCATGAAACACCCCACTTCTTCCTAGAGCGGCTGGGGGGGAGCTCAAAGTAAGAACGGACTGTGGAAACCACTCTCAAGTCCCATCCTGTCTCAGTCCCCCTCCAAACATGGCCAAGATCCTCAGGAGAGGTACAAGCAAAGGACAAATTCCTTCAGTTAGGGCATCTCTAAAAAGCTATGGCCCACCAGCGAAAGCCTACTTACTTTTCCAAAGCTTCCTTTGCCAATAACCTTCAGGAAGTCAAAGTCTGTTGGCTTGGCACTGTTGAGCAAGAATGAAAGAAGTTAAagtttccagaagaaaaacatgcaacAGCAGCACCTT comes from Lagopus muta isolate bLagMut1 chromosome 16, bLagMut1 primary, whole genome shotgun sequence and encodes:
- the LOC125701298 gene encoding serine/threonine-protein kinase Sgk2-like isoform X2, giving the protein MLVVDGTGWHWLDVGCPRDGRQCLLPPCSPELPCWVWGDHGSVYGAERGTADSAERVAILMDRSRTPDSSAQPTTPTDNINLGPSANPNAKPTDFDFLKVIGKGSFGKVLLAKRKCDGTFYAVKVLHKKTILKKKEQNHIMAERNVLLKNVKHPFLVGLHYSFQTSEKLYFVLDYVNGGELFFHLQRERCFREPRARFYAAEVASAIGYLHSLNIIYRDLKPENILLDCQGHVVLTDFGLCKEGMEEEETTSTFCGTPEYLAPEVLKKQPYDRTVDWWCLGAVLYEMLFGLPPFYSRDVSQMYDNILHKQLQIQGSKTVAACDILHGLLHKDQKRRLGAKTDFLEIKNHVFFSPINWDDLYHKRITPPFNPNVAGPADLRHFDPEFTQEAISASITHTPDLAASSSSASDAFLGFSYAPTEEDF
- the LOC125701298 gene encoding serine/threonine-protein kinase Sgk2-like isoform X1 translates to MSSMLCCRQPCCSLLGCGDEAPGATELLGVGWAGARMGSEGTACSPPAQCFGCLPAQPMLGNVLPEFIKHGRERIEQTIKASGSRLCSYAERVAILMDRSRTPDSSAQPTTPTDNINLGPSANPNAKPTDFDFLKVIGKGSFGKVLLAKRKCDGTFYAVKVLHKKTILKKKEQNHIMAERNVLLKNVKHPFLVGLHYSFQTSEKLYFVLDYVNGGELFFHLQRERCFREPRARFYAAEVASAIGYLHSLNIIYRDLKPENILLDCQGHVVLTDFGLCKEGMEEEETTSTFCGTPEYLAPEVLKKQPYDRTVDWWCLGAVLYEMLFGLPPFYSRDVSQMYDNILHKQLQIQGSKTVAACDILHGLLHKDQKRRLGAKTDFLEIKNHVFFSPINWDDLYHKRITPPFNPNVAGPADLRHFDPEFTQEAISASITHTPDLAASSSSASDAFLGFSYAPTEEDF
- the LOC125701298 gene encoding serine/threonine-protein kinase Sgk2-like isoform X4 translates to MDRSRTPDSSAQPTTPTDNINLGPSANPNAKPTDFDFLKVIGKGSFGKVLLAKRKCDGTFYAVKVLHKKTILKKKEQNHIMAERNVLLKNVKHPFLVGLHYSFQTSEKLYFVLDYVNGGELFFHLQRERCFREPRARFYAAEVASAIGYLHSLNIIYRDLKPENILLDCQGHVVLTDFGLCKEGMEEEETTSTFCGTPEYLAPEVLKKQPYDRTVDWWCLGAVLYEMLFGLPPFYSRDVSQMYDNILHKQLQIQGSKTVAACDILHGLLHKDQKRRLGAKTDFLEIKNHVFFSPINWDDLYHKRITPPFNPNVAGPADLRHFDPEFTQEAISASITHTPDLAASSSSASDAFLGFSYAPTEEDF
- the LOC125701298 gene encoding serine/threonine-protein kinase Sgk2-like isoform X3, which produces MEPSSSALGKTKEFIKHGRERIEQTIKASGSRLCSYAERVAILMDRSRTPDSSAQPTTPTDNINLGPSANPNAKPTDFDFLKVIGKGSFGKVLLAKRKCDGTFYAVKVLHKKTILKKKEQNHIMAERNVLLKNVKHPFLVGLHYSFQTSEKLYFVLDYVNGGELFFHLQRERCFREPRARFYAAEVASAIGYLHSLNIIYRDLKPENILLDCQGHVVLTDFGLCKEGMEEEETTSTFCGTPEYLAPEVLKKQPYDRTVDWWCLGAVLYEMLFGLPPFYSRDVSQMYDNILHKQLQIQGSKTVAACDILHGLLHKDQKRRLGAKTDFLEIKNHVFFSPINWDDLYHKRITPPFNPNVAGPADLRHFDPEFTQEAISASITHTPDLAASSSSASDAFLGFSYAPTEEDF